The Ictalurus furcatus strain D&B chromosome 5, Billie_1.0, whole genome shotgun sequence genome includes a region encoding these proteins:
- the LOC128607509 gene encoding E3 ubiquitin-protein ligase NEURL3-like, giving the protein MARMAKGSEKKASFCTLPKSAPKFSATEDNCGFGQIPEEILQRLMDRNSLNLNPPFFQRNAVTRTPCTCGKSCLGPITFHPEVKGQHVKLSAGDRRATRNPLSFRHGVTFSSRPLRVREKVRMRVERSVAAWHGALRLGFTTVPPGTGPMCALAIPDLTDRQGFWAFPIPENYSDPRTELTFWVTCTGYLRIQTDNGFDHKEEMSQMDTSKPIWAMIDVYGQTTSVLFLGSEKKTFFRTRRSCSVPTISATEQNCGYDQIPEELLVRMMNRKSLEENSPLFPSNDDNDEHCVVCYSETASVHLDCGHSCLCSQCAERVISDFGTCPLCRRSIRS; this is encoded by the exons gATCAGAGAAGAAGGCTTCATTCTGCACGCTCCCAAAATCAGCTCCCAAATTCAGTGCTACAGAGGACAACTGTGGCTTTGGCCAGATTCCTGAAGAGATCCTGCAGAGGCTGATGGATAGAAACAGCCTCAATCTGAATCCTCCGTTCTTTCAGAGAAACGCAG TCACTCGTACGCCGTGCACGTGCGGAAAAAGCTGCCTGGGTCCGATCACCTTTCACCCAGAAGTCAAGGGGCAGCACGTGAAGCTGAGTGCAGGCGACCGGCGCGCGACCAGAAACCCGCTGTCATTCCGTCACGGTGTGACTTTCAGCAGCCGGCCGTTGCGCGTCAGGGAGAAAGTGCGCATGCGCGTGGAGCGCTCTGTAGCAGCGTGGCACGGCGCGCTCCGGCTCGGCTTCACAACGGTGCCGCCCGGTACCGGCCCCATGTGCGCTCTGGCCATTCCCGATCTCACCGATCGACAGGGATTCTGGGCGTTCCCCATACCGGAGAATTACTCCGACCCACGCACTGAGCTGACGTTCTGGGTAACGTGCACCGGATACCTTCGCATCCAAACGGACAACGGGTTTGATCACAAAGAAGAAATGTCGCAGATGGACACGAGCAAGCCGATCTGGGCCATGATTGACGTGTACGGCCAGACAACCTCTGTCCTCTTCCTAG GTTCAGAGAAGAAGACTTTCTTCCGCACGCGCCGCTCCTGCTCTGTTCCCACAATCAGTGCTACGGAGCAGAACTGTGGTTATGACCAGATTCCTGAAGAGCTCCTGGTGAGGATGATGAATAGAAAGAGTCTAGAAGAGAACTCTCCGCTCTTTCCGAGCAATGACG ATAACGACGAGCACTGTGTAGTGTGCTACTCCGAGACGGCCAGCGTGCACCTGGATTGCGGTCACTCCTGTTTGTGCTCTCAGTGTGCCGAGAGGGTCATCAGTGACTTTGGGACGTGCCCGTTATGTC